A window of the Helianthus annuus cultivar XRQ/B chromosome 4, HanXRQr2.0-SUNRISE, whole genome shotgun sequence genome harbors these coding sequences:
- the LOC110936255 gene encoding protein BRASSINAZOLE-RESISTANT 1 — MMTWQPESSSPAPAEGGGGRRKPSWREKENNRRRERRRRAIAANIYNGLRSQGNYNLPKHCDNNEVLKALCKEAGWVVLPDGTTFRKGCKPPPSAIESRGRSTNNTTPCSSQKPSPRSSTFPSPVPSYQCSPTRIDTTTNPFEFLCNSTPPSLPPLRISNSAPGTPPLLNIPKQNSFDFGSVNLQSLACSVPTSPTRRPATIPECDESYWSTCDSFQRMRFQDCSPMMTSPSSPTFNLVNPMARVSAENDAVVEKGKGVKAWKGERFQEVGFDDLELTLGSANV; from the exons ATGATGACGTGGCAACCGGAATCATCATCACCGGCGCCGGCGGAGGGTGGCGGAGGGCGGAGGAAGCCGTcgtggagagagaaagagaataaTCGTCGGAGAGAGAGGCGAAGAAGGGCGATTGCAGCGAATATATATAATGGGTTGAGGTCACAGGGGAACTATAATTTGCCGAAACATTGTGATAATAATGAGGTGTTGAAGGCTTTGTGTAAAGAAGCTGGCTGGGTTGTTCTTCCTGATGGCACCACTTTTCGAAAG GGATGCAAACCGCCACCATCCGCCATTGAATCCCGAGGCAGATCAACCAACAACACAACACCATGTTCTTCTCAGAAACCAAGCCCGCGGTCCTCAACCTTTCCAAGCCCGGTCCCTTCATACCAATGCAGCCCGACCCGCATTGATACAACAACCAACCCGTTCGAGTTTCTTTGTAACTCAACTCCGCCATCACTCCCGCCTCTCCGAATCTCAAACAGCGCCCCGGGGACACCACCTTTATTAAACATTCCAAAACAGAACAGTTTTGACTTTGGATCAGTCAACCTGCAATCTTTAGCCTGTTCTGTACCCACAAGCCCGACCCGGAGGCCCGCTACTATACCGGAGTGTGATGAGTCTTATTGGTCCACCTGCGATTCGTTTCAACGAATGCGGTTCCAAGATTGCAGCCCAATGATGACTAGCCCGAGTTCACCAACTTTCAATCTTGTGAACCCGATGGCTCGAGTGAGTGCGGAGAATGATGCAGTTGTGGAAAAGGGGAAAGGGGTAAAGGCGTGGAAAGGAGAGCGGTTTCAGGAAGTCGGGTTTGATGATCTTGAGCTCACCCTTGGAAGCGCGAATGTTTGA
- the LOC110936254 gene encoding uncharacterized protein LOC110936254: protein MCPSSCVPLAAENEYWTNEAICMSLFNFKSGKPLPVNVTSDVNPYQHKPSDLSAGLWYLCSGVKTDAGYGFWQETEAACEIFSNSVILGLRTTLQFHEGRAPHGRKTDWVMQEYRITNKYDNDPMDLRALCRVFLVDENRPPSGHCSADINVIISIDFGQKAVSTSELVGKTVENKSGLSPMTRGSPVCFLENSSERDCILTGDYIELNDLVDPGSCSSSSSDSSGLTMTSEEYFDSMALFQELEDDMIDQEVKDSSGKLNPSAPAKSKEVVLHAATSVASPVNNKECKPPVKETSKAEKRTASTSNGVNITSSSSISENTSKEGNNEHVRRTKRRKIMKYLCFLAF, encoded by the exons ATGTGTCCTTCATCATGTGTTCCACTTGCAGCCGAAAATGAATATTGGACGAATGAGGCGATCTGTATGTCCTTATTCAACTTCAAAAGCGGGAAACCTCTGCCCGTAAATGTAACTTCAGATGTAAATCCTTACCAACATAAACCCTCAGATCTATCTG CTGGTTTATGGTACTTGTGCTCTGGGGTAAAAACGGATGCAGGGTATGGATTCTGGCAGGAAACCGAGGCGGCTTGTGAGATATTTTCTAACTCTGTCATCCTTGGTTTAAGAACTACCCTTCAGTTTCACGAGGGTCGGGCCCCACATGGACGAAAGACTGATTGGGTGATGCAAGAATATAGAATAACCAACAAGTATGACAATGATCCGATG GATCTTAGAGCATTATGCAGAGTGTTTTTGGTTGATGAAAATAGACCACCCTCTGGGCACTGCAGTGCCGATATTAACGTCATAATCTCGATTGACTTCGGGCAAAAAGCAGTTTCGACCAGTGAACTTGTG GGGAAAACTGTGGAAAACAAATCAGGACTGTCACCCATGACCAGGGGATCTCccgtttgttttcttgaaaactCGTCCGAACGGGATTGTATTTTGACGGGAGACTACATTGAGTTAAACGATCTTGTTGATCCGGGATCGTGTTCTTCCAGTTCATCCGATTCAAGTGGTTTGACCATGACTTCAGAAGAATACTTTGATTCCATGGCTCTCTTCCAAGAACTTGAAGATGATATGATAGATCAAGAAGTGAAAGATTCAAGTGGCAAGTTAAATCCTTCTGCACCTGCAAAGTCAAAAGAAGTGGTGTTACACGCTGCCACTTCAG TGGCATCTCCGGTAAACAATAAAGAGTGCAAACCTCCGGTCAAAGAGACCTCCAAAGCCGAAAAGAGGACCGCAAGCACTTCAAATGGTGTTAACATAACATCTTCTTCAAGTATTTCTGAAAACACATCCAAAGAGGGAAACAATGAGCATGTTAGAAGGACCAAAAGGCGTAAAATTATGAAGTATTTATGTTTCTTGGCATTTTGA
- the LOC110936256 gene encoding deSI-like protein At4g17486: MKFVTKKGLKSIVPLRLKGKSATRFCFFPKIKVEYGPGNTPVYLNVYDLTPMNGYAYWAGLGIFHSGVEVHGVEYAFGAHDYPSSGVFEVEPRQCPGFKFRKSILIGTTCLTPGQVREFMEHHAANYNGNTYHLIIKNCNHFCNDICYKLTGKQIPKWVNRLAKLGSAFSFILPEALKVSGVQRDPRCLPFESEKRRLRSNSFSCLASVSSRQKHLSTSSLFLQSPFKGCLLSRTRVPDSGKVTG, from the exons atgaaatttgtaacCAAGAAAGGACTAAAGTCTATAGTGCCACTCCGTTTAAAAGGAAAATCAGCCACTCGTTTTTGTTTTTTCCCGAAAATAAAAGTGGAATACGGGCCAGGAAACACACCGGTTTATCTCAATGTTTATGATTTGACACCCATGAATGGCTATGCTTATTGGGCTGGATTAGGCATCTTTCACTCCGGTGTAGAAG TTCACGGTGTAGAATATGCATTTGGAGCACATGACTATCCATCTAGCGGTGTGTTTGAGGTCGAACCACGACAATGCCCGGGGTTCAAGTTTCGGAAGTCAATATTAATTGGGACTACATGTCTGACCCCTGGTCAGGTCAGAGAGTTCATGGAGCATCATGCCGCAAACTACAATGGTAACACATACCACCTAATCATCAAGAACTGCAACCATTTCTGCAACGACATTTGCTACAAGTTGACCGGCAAGCAAATCCCTAAATGGGTTAATCGACTCGCTAAATTGG GTTCAGCTTTTAGCTTTATTTTACCGGAAGCCCTTAAAGTGTCGGGTGTGCAACGTGATCCTCGCTGCTTACCATTCGAGAGTGAGAAGAGAAGACTAAGGAGCAACAGTTTTAGCTGCTTAGCTTCGGTTTCATCAAGACAGAAACACTTGTCAACGTCGTCTCTGTTTCTCCAGTCGCCTTTTAAGGGTTGTTTACTGTCGAGAACTCGTGTCCCCGATTCCGGAAAGGTCACTGGCTAG